The Candidatus Nomurabacteria bacterium genome has a segment encoding these proteins:
- a CDS encoding ribonucleotide-diphosphate reductase subunit beta encodes MTIQLVQKRNGSIVDFDRKRIEAAISKAYQATDTPIEDINLTYLVDHVLLRVEDQFSDKDHVPDVESIQNIVEQEIAKKGDFEVAKAYILYREQRNKERKRDLFKKRLSLKPYEYPELYEYVSAIRHSYWIHTEFNFVGDVQDFKVNVNEQERNVIRNAMIAIAQIEVAVKTFWGDIYKKIPKPEVGAVGSTFAESEVRHTDAYAHLLEILGLNEVFKKINDIPALTKRVQYLERSLANSRSEDNQEYSQSILLFSLFIEHVSLFSQFLVIMSFNKYRNLFKGISNAVEATSKEEQIHGLFGIDLINIIKKEHPEWFDKEFEDAVIDMCNDAFESEKQVVEWIFEKGELDFLPKAVVIEFIKDRFNKSLDSIGIKKIFETDENLLKDSDWFYDEVIATKHGDFFNKKSINYNKKSKSITSDDLF; translated from the coding sequence ATGACAATACAGCTTGTCCAAAAAAGAAATGGATCTATAGTTGATTTTGATAGAAAGAGAATAGAAGCAGCTATATCGAAGGCTTACCAAGCTACTGATACTCCTATTGAAGATATCAATCTTACTTATTTGGTTGATCATGTCCTTTTGCGTGTAGAAGATCAGTTTTCTGACAAAGATCATGTTCCAGATGTTGAATCTATACAAAATATTGTAGAGCAAGAGATTGCAAAGAAGGGTGATTTTGAAGTTGCTAAAGCATACATACTATATAGAGAACAAAGAAATAAAGAAAGAAAGAGAGATTTGTTCAAAAAAAGACTTTCACTCAAACCTTACGAGTATCCAGAACTTTATGAATACGTTAGTGCAATAAGACACTCATATTGGATACACACAGAATTCAATTTTGTTGGTGACGTTCAAGATTTCAAAGTCAATGTCAACGAACAAGAAAGAAATGTTATAAGAAACGCAATGATTGCGATTGCACAAATCGAAGTTGCAGTAAAAACTTTTTGGGGTGACATATACAAAAAGATACCAAAGCCAGAAGTTGGTGCTGTTGGCTCTACTTTTGCAGAAAGTGAAGTTAGACATACAGACGCTTATGCACACCTTCTAGAAATTCTCGGACTAAACGAAGTTTTCAAAAAAATAAATGATATACCAGCTCTTACAAAAAGAGTTCAATATCTAGAAAGATCACTTGCAAATTCTAGAAGTGAAGATAATCAAGAATACAGCCAGTCTATACTTTTGTTCTCTCTATTTATAGAACACGTATCACTTTTCTCACAGTTCTTGGTGATAATGTCGTTTAACAAATATAGAAATCTTTTCAAGGGAATCTCCAACGCTGTTGAGGCAACTTCAAAAGAAGAGCAGATCCACGGACTTTTTGGAATCGATCTTATAAACATAATCAAGAAAGAACATCCAGAATGGTTCGACAAAGAATTTGAAGACGCAGTTATCGATATGTGTAATGACGCCTTTGAGTCAGAGAAGCAGGTAGTCGAGTGGATATTTGAAAAAGGAGAACTAGATTTTCTGCCAAAAGCAGTTGTTATAGAGTTCATAAAAGATAGATTCAACAAGTCTCTAGATAGTATAGGAATAAAGAAAATCTTTGAAACAGACGAAAATCTCCTAAAGGATTCTGACTGGTTCTACGATGAGGTTATAGCGACAAAACACGGGGACTTTTTCAATAAGAAATCAATCAATTATAATAAAAAGAGTAAAAGTATTACCAGTGATGATTTATTTTAA
- a CDS encoding DUF192 domain-containing protein, producing MKYKNIFISFALLFCLGFLIYKVDSRSDTKINICGRNLYVDISDSTLERKQGLSGREYMGESEGMLFMFERPQIAGFWMKDMLFPIDIIWINEDMEIVGVEREVSPETFPKVFYSGVPIKYVLEANSGFFELNKCSISDKLEVF from the coding sequence ATGAAATACAAAAATATATTTATTTCTTTCGCTCTTCTTTTTTGTTTAGGTTTTTTGATTTACAAAGTTGATTCTAGGAGCGATACGAAGATAAATATTTGTGGTAGAAACCTTTATGTCGATATTTCTGACAGTACTCTTGAAAGAAAACAAGGTTTGTCAGGCAGAGAATACATGGGAGAGTCCGAAGGTATGCTTTTTATGTTTGAGAGACCACAGATTGCAGGGTTTTGGATGAAAGACATGCTATTTCCGATAGACATAATTTGGATAAATGAAGACATGGAAATCGTCGGAGTAGAAAGAGAGGTTTCTCCAGAAACTTTTCCAAAAGTTTTCTATTCTGGGGTTCCGATAAAGTATGTTTTGGAGGCAAATTCGGGCTTCTTTGAGCTGAACAAATGCTCTATTTCTGATAAGCTAGAGGTTTTTTAG
- the secG gene encoding preprotein translocase subunit SecG, translating to MTNLAAVLPYIQIIIATLMVISILMQRSASGLGALGGGDDGVFFRKKRGFEKFLFNFTIVLAILFALSALLSILY from the coding sequence ATGACAAATCTCGCGGCAGTACTGCCGTACATACAGATAATTATCGCCACTCTTATGGTGATTTCCATACTCATGCAAAGATCAGCATCTGGTCTTGGTGCTTTGGGTGGTGGAGACGATGGAGTCTTCTTCAGGAAGAAGAGGGGTTTTGAAAAATTCCTTTTTAACTTCACAATAGTGTTAGCAATCCTCTTTGCATTGTCTGCTCTATTGTCTATACTATATTAG
- a CDS encoding ribonuclease J, with translation MEEKNKNKTTRTPIKRSSGATGARKNYSPKKATGGNSSTRVIRNSSSSKPAPRKPISKPSGKRSSFGSSGAMRKRAGMSRPPRPANTNSFASRNEVNVPPIEEGVLRVIPLGGVEQIGQNMTALEYGDDIIVVDAGVQFSTDDTPGIDYIIPNTAYLEKNKHKIKGLWITHGHLDHIGAIPFVIEGIGNPPIYSREFGAAMIKKKHEEFPHLPKLNMNIVDEDTAIKQGDNFTVRSFAISHTIPDSMGLLIETPLGEIAFIEDVRVDNVKGVPTEEEIKQYSRFKDRDILMLTMDSTSVWKPGFSLSENVVSESIDKIIRDTKGRLIIATFASQVERIVAIIKSAELYGRKIVIEGRSMKSNVEISKHLGIIKTDSIISLDDIKDYPPHKILMLVTGAQGEEFAALARMANKSHKYVRLEPTDTILLSSSVIPGNESDIDKLKDNLYRSDAKIITYIDSDVHASGHGNRAELEWIHRQFNYKFFMPVHGRHWMLKQHAELSRVLGTSKDNIVIPDNGSIIEIYDGGKKIRVRKEKAPSNIRMVDGFSIGNVQDVVIRDRQMLAQDGMFVVFAIVDTRTGKLKKSPDIISRGFVYLKESQELLQHARTIIKKTIEEDSRGMNPINFDLIKGDLSDNLSKFLFQKTAKRPLVIPVILSI, from the coding sequence ATGGAAGAAAAAAATAAAAACAAAACAACAAGAACTCCTATAAAAAGAAGTTCTGGCGCAACTGGCGCAAGAAAAAATTATTCACCCAAGAAAGCAACTGGCGGCAATAGTAGTACAAGGGTTATAAGAAATAGCTCATCAAGTAAGCCAGCTCCAAGAAAACCAATATCAAAACCTTCTGGCAAAAGAAGTTCTTTTGGTTCTTCTGGTGCGATGAGGAAACGAGCTGGAATGTCTAGGCCACCTAGACCAGCAAATACAAACTCTTTTGCTTCTAGAAACGAAGTAAACGTACCTCCTATAGAAGAAGGTGTTTTGAGAGTTATACCGCTTGGAGGAGTAGAGCAAATCGGACAAAACATGACAGCACTAGAATACGGAGACGACATAATAGTTGTCGACGCTGGAGTGCAGTTCTCTACAGACGATACTCCTGGAATAGATTACATAATCCCGAACACTGCATATCTTGAAAAAAACAAGCACAAAATAAAAGGTTTATGGATAACACACGGACACCTAGACCACATAGGTGCAATACCATTTGTTATAGAAGGTATAGGAAACCCTCCTATATATTCTAGAGAATTCGGTGCAGCAATGATCAAGAAAAAGCACGAGGAGTTCCCTCACCTACCAAAACTAAACATGAATATAGTGGACGAAGATACAGCTATAAAACAAGGTGATAATTTTACTGTTAGAAGTTTCGCTATATCTCACACTATCCCAGACTCTATGGGTCTACTTATAGAAACTCCACTTGGAGAAATCGCATTTATCGAAGACGTTAGAGTAGATAATGTAAAAGGTGTTCCTACAGAAGAAGAAATAAAACAGTACAGTAGATTCAAAGATAGAGACATCTTGATGCTTACTATGGACTCAACGTCTGTTTGGAAACCAGGATTTTCTCTGTCAGAAAACGTTGTGTCAGAAAGCATAGATAAAATAATACGAGATACAAAAGGCAGACTTATTATCGCTACTTTTGCTTCTCAGGTTGAAAGAATTGTGGCGATAATAAAAAGCGCTGAATTATATGGAAGAAAAATAGTTATCGAGGGTAGAAGCATGAAATCAAATGTAGAGATTTCAAAACACCTAGGGATAATAAAAACTGATAGCATAATTTCTCTAGACGATATAAAAGACTACCCTCCACACAAAATACTAATGCTTGTAACAGGTGCGCAAGGAGAAGAGTTTGCAGCACTTGCACGTATGGCAAACAAAAGCCACAAATATGTAAGGCTAGAACCGACAGACACTATTCTCTTATCATCTTCAGTTATACCAGGAAACGAATCAGATATAGATAAACTGAAAGACAACCTATATAGGAGTGACGCAAAAATAATAACTTATATAGATTCTGATGTTCACGCATCAGGACACGGAAACAGGGCCGAACTTGAGTGGATACACAGACAGTTCAACTACAAATTCTTCATGCCAGTACACGGAAGACACTGGATGCTAAAACAACATGCTGAACTTTCTAGAGTTCTAGGAACATCAAAAGACAATATCGTAATACCAGACAACGGATCAATCATAGAAATATATGATGGCGGAAAGAAAATAAGAGTTAGAAAAGAAAAAGCTCCATCAAACATAAGAATGGTTGACGGTTTCTCTATAGGAAACGTTCAGGATGTGGTTATAAGAGACAGACAAATGCTTGCACAAGACGGTATGTTTGTAGTGTTTGCTATCGTAGATACAAGAACAGGTAAACTAAAAAAATCTCCAGACATCATATCTAGAGGTTTCGTGTATCTAAAAGAGTCACAAGAACTACTGCAACACGCAAGAACAATAATCAAAAAGACAATAGAAGAAGATTCTCGTGGCATGAACCCTATAAACTTCGATCTTATCAAGGGTGACCTTTCTGACAACCTCTCAAAATTCTTGTTCCAAAAAACAGCCAAGAGACCTCTCGTAATTCCTGTTATACTATCAATATAA
- a CDS encoding MFS transporter — translation MLEPKRHYKDFIGTYKKDHPLRPVYFGSFIFSIGVSLLAYINSGYIASIVGENKVGIVYSLSSLLTIFFLYIMPRLEKRFGNRNILVFLSILGAISILLSSSSAIKYLSLSLFVIYLVSVVLIPFSIDIFVERFTNKKEEGKTRGLFLTVLNLAWLSGPLVAGTIISKNGFSSVSQITALSLIIVATIFSFTVRDFKDPYYRGIKIKETIKNILGKKDILLISFSNLLLQIFYAVTVIYIPIYLNTHIGMGWKEIGLILTVMLVPFVLLDYPLGKLSDTKLGEKELLFVGFMFISVSTLFISTIHTNEILPWMIVLFSGRIGASIVEAMNEIYFFKKIDIREAGLISVFRGASPLGYLIGPLFGAFFISFFSIQSVFVSLGIITLAGLVISLLINDTK, via the coding sequence GTGTTAGAGCCAAAAAGACATTACAAAGACTTTATCGGGACTTACAAAAAAGATCACCCTCTTAGGCCTGTTTACTTTGGTTCATTTATCTTCTCGATAGGAGTATCTCTTCTGGCTTATATAAACTCTGGTTATATAGCAAGTATTGTTGGAGAAAATAAGGTTGGTATCGTATATTCTCTATCTTCCCTTCTAACAATCTTTTTCTTGTATATAATGCCGAGACTTGAAAAAAGATTTGGCAACAGAAATATATTGGTTTTTTTGTCGATACTTGGAGCGATATCGATACTTCTTTCTAGTAGTTCTGCAATAAAATATCTGTCTCTTTCTTTGTTTGTTATTTATCTTGTTTCTGTTGTTTTGATTCCCTTTTCTATAGATATATTTGTAGAAAGGTTTACTAACAAAAAAGAAGAAGGAAAAACGAGAGGGCTCTTCCTAACAGTTCTAAACCTTGCATGGCTTTCTGGACCACTTGTTGCTGGAACAATAATATCCAAAAATGGTTTTTCTTCTGTAAGCCAAATAACAGCACTATCTCTTATAATAGTTGCGACTATATTTTCTTTTACAGTTAGAGATTTCAAAGACCCTTATTATAGAGGTATCAAAATAAAAGAAACTATAAAAAATATTTTGGGCAAAAAAGATATCCTTCTTATAAGCTTCTCAAACCTGTTACTACAGATATTCTATGCCGTGACAGTTATATACATACCTATATATCTAAACACACATATTGGCATGGGGTGGAAAGAAATAGGACTCATACTAACAGTGATGCTTGTGCCTTTTGTACTTTTGGATTATCCTCTTGGAAAGCTTTCTGATACAAAACTTGGAGAAAAGGAGTTATTGTTTGTGGGGTTTATGTTTATCTCTGTATCGACATTATTTATAAGCACAATACACACAAATGAAATCTTGCCTTGGATGATCGTTCTTTTCTCCGGAAGAATTGGGGCAAGTATAGTTGAAGCCATGAATGAAATATACTTCTTCAAAAAAATCGATATAAGAGAAGCTGGACTTATAAGCGTATTTCGAGGAGCGAGCCCCCTAGGATATCTTATAGGGCCACTTTTTGGAGCATTCTTTATTTCTTTCTTTTCAATCCAAAGCGTATTTGTATCTCTGGGAATAATTACCCTAGCAGGACTTGTAATATCACTACTTATAAATGACACAAAATAA
- a CDS encoding rRNA pseudouridine synthase has protein sequence MTQNKPKKINKTRINKRLKDLGISTRKDADSLIEKGGVFINGKLAKLGDVVLDTDKITVKNDSRKELRYFAVNKPVGILTVGGNKEERDLTDVAKLPHDFFPVGRLDKDSSGLILMTNDGRITDRLLNPKRNHQKEYRVTVNKDISNSFLVNIKKGIKIGRERTKPALVRKVKSNVCDIVLTEGKNRQIRKMCAALGYDVKRLQRFRIENIELKNLKSGEKREIKGRVLEEFLKKLGL, from the coding sequence ATGACACAAAATAAACCAAAAAAAATAAATAAAACTCGTATAAACAAAAGGCTAAAAGACTTGGGTATTTCAACGAGAAAAGATGCTGATTCCCTGATAGAGAAAGGCGGTGTTTTTATCAATGGTAAACTCGCAAAGCTAGGAGATGTAGTACTAGATACTGACAAAATAACTGTAAAAAACGATAGTAGAAAAGAACTTCGATATTTTGCTGTAAACAAACCAGTTGGAATTCTAACAGTAGGTGGAAACAAAGAAGAGCGTGATCTTACAGATGTTGCAAAACTTCCTCATGACTTTTTCCCAGTCGGTAGACTAGACAAAGACTCTTCTGGTCTCATACTCATGACAAATGACGGAAGAATAACAGACAGACTTCTCAACCCAAAAAGAAACCACCAAAAAGAATATAGAGTTACAGTAAACAAAGACATAAGTAACTCTTTTCTTGTAAATATAAAGAAAGGTATCAAGATAGGACGAGAACGCACAAAACCCGCACTTGTTCGCAAGGTCAAAAGCAACGTTTGTGACATAGTCCTAACCGAAGGAAAAAACAGACAAATAAGAAAGATGTGTGCCGCACTTGGTTATGATGTAAAAAGACTACAAAGATTCAGAATAGAAAATATAGAACTCAAGAATCTAAAATCTGGAGAGAAAAGAGAGATAAAAGGAAGAGTTCTAGAAGAATTTCTAAAAAAGCTCGGTTTATAG
- a CDS encoding trypsin-like peptidase domain-containing protein produces MEKENNNKKIFFISILSSILTLIAVFFVMFVFRYDISSYLTNLEKESIENQAGGLYVPSGQEALVIDVVDRSNPAVVSVVVTKEVSTSGTYNLSPFDLFFDDFFNFSLPDDSNEEKEKKDVGGGSGFFVSSDGLIVTNRHVVSDEDAEYSVVTIDGERHEARIVDIDPVIDIAILDVEGSGFPTLSFGDSDTLRLGQSVIAIGNALAEFQNSVSTGVVSGLSRSIVAGDGLGASEVIDRVIQTDAAINPGNSGGPLLNLSGEVIGVNVAVATSSENIGFAIPSSSVSQIVKSVIERGRIVRPQLGVRYVPITKTIADKNFLDFEYGVLVTSGGDRDLLAVLPGSPADKAGIVEGDIILEIDGEKITTDRNFAQIIREKNIGDTIRLKILSKGQEKTISVVLEEAAE; encoded by the coding sequence ATGGAAAAAGAGAATAATAACAAAAAAATATTTTTTATATCGATTTTGTCTTCAATTCTCACACTAATAGCAGTATTTTTTGTGATGTTTGTTTTTCGGTATGATATATCATCTTATCTAACAAACTTGGAAAAAGAATCTATAGAAAACCAAGCTGGAGGTTTGTATGTCCCATCTGGACAAGAGGCCCTAGTTATAGATGTTGTAGATAGATCAAATCCAGCTGTTGTTTCTGTTGTTGTTACAAAAGAAGTATCAACCTCTGGGACTTATAACCTATCTCCGTTTGATTTGTTTTTTGACGATTTTTTTAACTTCTCTCTGCCAGATGATTCAAACGAAGAAAAAGAAAAGAAGGACGTAGGTGGGGGAAGCGGGTTCTTTGTTTCGTCTGATGGGCTTATCGTCACAAATAGGCACGTTGTAAGTGATGAAGATGCAGAATATTCTGTTGTCACAATAGATGGAGAAAGACATGAGGCAAGAATTGTAGATATAGATCCTGTTATAGATATTGCAATTCTAGATGTGGAAGGTAGTGGTTTCCCGACACTTTCTTTTGGAGACTCTGACACACTCAGACTTGGACAAAGTGTTATAGCTATAGGTAATGCTCTTGCAGAGTTTCAAAACTCTGTATCTACGGGTGTTGTTTCTGGACTATCTAGATCTATAGTTGCAGGAGACGGACTTGGAGCAAGCGAGGTTATAGATAGGGTTATACAGACCGATGCAGCTATAAACCCAGGAAACTCTGGTGGACCACTTCTAAACCTCTCTGGTGAGGTTATAGGAGTCAATGTGGCAGTTGCTACATCGTCCGAGAATATAGGATTTGCTATACCAAGTAGTAGTGTTTCGCAAATAGTAAAATCTGTTATAGAAAGGGGAAGAATAGTCAGGCCACAACTTGGGGTAAGATATGTTCCTATAACAAAAACTATAGCTGACAAAAACTTCTTGGATTTTGAATACGGAGTTTTGGTTACAAGCGGGGGAGACAGAGATCTTCTAGCTGTTTTGCCAGGATCTCCAGCAGACAAAGCTGGTATAGTAGAGGGCGATATAATTCTAGAGATAGATGGAGAGAAAATAACTACAGACAGAAATTTTGCTCAGATAATCCGAGAAAAAAACATAGGTGACACAATAAGACTAAAAATCCTGTCCAAAGGACAGGAGAAAACCATAAGTGTAGTTTTGGAAGAAGCGGCAGAATAG
- a CDS encoding GNAT family N-acetyltransferase, with the protein MEDLFFVKAESNDKDIERFISIEKTAVEEYTYSGITEYSEAKEEIEKSNVFFIYRGDTLVGSCEYIIKDENTAVLGGLIVLAEFRGSGIARAAALFRIDKVKNYKNVYLVTHPHNSKVIILYLSLGFKITEWKNNYWGDGQPRILISRI; encoded by the coding sequence ATGGAAGATTTATTTTTTGTAAAAGCAGAGTCGAACGACAAAGATATAGAAAGGTTCATTTCTATAGAAAAAACAGCCGTAGAAGAATATACTTACTCAGGAATAACTGAATATAGCGAAGCAAAAGAAGAAATAGAAAAGAGTAATGTATTTTTTATCTACAGAGGGGATACTTTGGTTGGAAGTTGTGAATATATAATAAAAGACGAAAATACAGCAGTCCTCGGAGGGCTCATTGTTCTAGCAGAGTTTAGAGGATCTGGTATTGCTAGAGCGGCGGCTTTGTTTAGAATAGATAAAGTGAAAAATTATAAAAATGTTTATTTAGTAACACATCCGCATAATAGTAAAGTCATAATACTTTATCTTTCTTTGGGATTTAAAATAACAGAGTGGAAAAATAATTATTGGGGAGATGGACAACCTAGGATTTTAATATCAAGGATATAA
- a CDS encoding TIGR00730 family Rossman fold protein has product MTKKPYLTPDQIRRSCQVMIPGDEREQEMCAINGELEQGFSILEKATNGKKSVTFYGSARTQEGDPLYEAARALAYRLTNELGVTVVTGGGPGIMEAANRGAVEADGDSIGLTIKLPNEQATNKFVLQEIPFDFFFTRKVLLFFSAEAYIFFPGGYGTFDEFFELVTLIQTEKIPRMPIILFGKEFWSRLDNLIKEEMVEKYKTLSDEERSLYTITDDPNEVVRIVKETDQRSHEGK; this is encoded by the coding sequence ATGACAAAAAAACCATATTTAACACCAGATCAGATTAGAAGAAGCTGTCAGGTTATGATACCTGGAGACGAAAGAGAGCAAGAAATGTGCGCCATAAACGGTGAACTTGAACAAGGATTCTCTATTCTAGAAAAAGCAACAAACGGTAAAAAGTCCGTAACTTTCTATGGTTCAGCTAGAACACAAGAAGGAGATCCTCTTTATGAAGCAGCTAGAGCTCTAGCATATAGACTTACCAACGAGCTAGGAGTTACAGTTGTAACTGGTGGAGGACCAGGAATCATGGAAGCTGCAAACAGGGGTGCAGTAGAAGCTGACGGAGATTCTATTGGCCTAACAATCAAACTGCCAAACGAACAAGCAACAAACAAGTTTGTTTTGCAAGAAATACCTTTTGACTTTTTTTTCACAAGAAAAGTTCTACTTTTCTTCTCAGCTGAAGCTTATATATTTTTTCCCGGAGGATATGGAACATTTGATGAATTCTTTGAACTTGTAACATTGATACAAACAGAAAAAATACCGAGAATGCCAATAATACTTTTCGGAAAAGAATTCTGGAGTAGATTAGACAACCTTATAAAAGAAGAAATGGTTGAGAAATACAAAACACTAAGTGACGAAGAAAGGAGTCTATATACAATAACAGATGATCCAAACGAAGTAGTAAGAATAGTAAAAGAAACAGACCAAAGATCTCACGAAGGCAAATAA
- a CDS encoding ABC transporter permease, with protein sequence MFWVDAKRILRSGFQNFKRGGVVSFASILVMTITLSVVGITIYLQALLGNLLNQITEKVDVTVYFISSASEDEIFEVQKDLEALLEVKEVNYTSKDEALANFRIEFKDDFTAIQAIDELDENPLLASLSVLAKDPSQYESIVRYLESDAVLGIGGENIIDNINYSRNKVMIDRLSSIIENSRTMGIAVTILLMAISVIITFNTIRLTIYISREEIGVMRLVGAENRYIRGPFIVEGVIYGLIAAILTMIIFYPLSLWLGNKMTILLGMNFWEYYKDHFLGLILLLILAGSVLGTISSLLAIRKYLKK encoded by the coding sequence ATGTTTTGGGTAGATGCAAAAAGAATTTTAAGATCAGGTTTTCAAAACTTTAAAAGAGGAGGGGTTGTTTCTTTCGCCTCTATTTTGGTTATGACTATAACACTTTCTGTTGTAGGTATAACTATATATCTACAGGCGCTTTTGGGTAACCTTTTAAATCAGATTACAGAAAAAGTAGATGTAACTGTTTACTTCATATCTTCAGCTTCTGAAGACGAGATATTTGAAGTTCAGAAAGATCTAGAAGCACTTCTAGAAGTAAAAGAAGTAAACTATACATCCAAAGACGAAGCACTGGCAAACTTCAGAATAGAGTTCAAAGACGATTTTACTGCAATCCAGGCAATAGACGAGCTAGACGAAAACCCACTTCTTGCATCTCTTAGCGTTTTGGCAAAAGATCCATCTCAATATGAAAGTATCGTGAGATATCTTGAGAGCGATGCTGTTTTGGGTATAGGAGGAGAAAATATAATAGATAATATAAACTATTCTAGAAACAAGGTTATGATAGACAGACTTTCTTCTATCATAGAAAATAGTCGAACTATGGGTATTGCAGTAACAATACTTCTTATGGCTATATCTGTCATAATCACATTCAATACTATAAGACTAACTATATACATATCTAGGGAAGAGATAGGGGTCATGCGTCTTGTTGGTGCGGAAAATAGATATATTCGAGGTCCGTTTATTGTTGAGGGTGTTATATACGGACTCATCGCTGCAATTTTGACGATGATTATATTCTACCCGCTTTCACTTTGGCTCGGTAACAAAATGACAATACTTCTCGGTATGAATTTCTGGGAGTATTACAAAGATCATTTCTTGGGTCTTATACTGCTACTTATATTGGCTGGTTCAGTTTTGGGTACAATATCTAGTCTACTTGCGATTAGAAAATATCTAAAGAAATAA
- the ftsE gene encoding cell division ATP-binding protein FtsE yields the protein MIEFKNVTKKYGEDSHSLVDVTLNIVQGEFVSLVGHSGAGKTTMVRLILAEEKPTNGEVLFEEVNIHGLTASDVVRYRRRIGVVFQDFKLLPNKTAYENIAFAMEVAGRTDEEIKSDVPNVLDLVGLIDKIHRFPHQMSGGERQRLAIARAIINQPELLIADEPTGNLDPVNTYEIVKLLEKINNMGTTILLTTHNKGVVDSLGKRVVTLENGKIIRDENGGYNLK from the coding sequence ATGATTGAATTTAAAAATGTTACAAAAAAATATGGAGAAGACTCACACTCTTTAGTCGATGTAACTTTGAATATCGTACAGGGTGAGTTTGTTTCTCTTGTTGGTCATTCTGGTGCCGGCAAGACAACTATGGTTAGACTTATTCTTGCAGAGGAAAAACCAACAAACGGAGAAGTTTTGTTTGAAGAGGTCAACATACACGGGTTAACTGCGTCTGATGTTGTAAGATACAGAAGAAGAATTGGTGTTGTTTTTCAAGACTTCAAACTTCTTCCGAACAAGACTGCTTACGAAAACATAGCTTTTGCGATGGAGGTTGCAGGTAGAACAGATGAAGAAATAAAAAGTGATGTTCCAAACGTATTAGATCTTGTTGGGCTTATAGACAAAATACACAGATTCCCACATCAGATGTCCGGTGGAGAAAGGCAAAGGCTTGCAATAGCAAGAGCAATAATAAACCAGCCAGAACTTCTGATAGCTGATGAGCCTACGGGAAACCTAGATCCAGTCAATACATACGAGATAGTTAAACTTCTCGAAAAGATAAACAACATGGGAACAACAATACTTCTTACAACACACAACAAAGGGGTGGTTGACTCTCTAGGTAAAAGAGTTGTTACGCTAGAGAACGGTAAAATTATTAGAGATGAAAATGGAGGCTATAATTTGAAATAA